The DNA window ACGGTCACCGGGCCCGAGCTGGTGGCGCTGCCGCTGTTCATCCTGATGGGGGAGATCCTCTTCCGCACCCGGCTGACCAAGCTGCTGTTCGACGGTCTCGCCCCCTGGGTCGATCGCATCCCCGGGCGGCTTCTGCACACCAACATCCTGGGCTGCACGCTGTTCGCGGCGATCTCCGGATCGTCTGCGGCGACTACCGCGACGGTCGGGCGGATCACCTCGAGCGAACTCATCGCCCGCGGTTACGATGCGCGGACCGCCGCAGGTGGTTTGGCCGGCGCCGGTACCCTCGGTTTTTTGATTCCGCCGAGCACGATCATGATCATCTACGGAGTGCTGGCCCAGGTCTCGATCCTCAAGATGTTCATCGCCGGGATCATTCCAGGGCTGCTGCTGGCGCTCTGCTTCATGCTCTATACCGGCGCGAACGCGATGATCTACCCGCAGCGGCTGCCGCCGCGCGAGGGGCCGCGGCCAGCCTTCAAGGACTACGTGCGCGCCCTGGGCCAGCTCGCACCGGTGGTGCTGCTGATCGGTTTCGTCGTCGGCAGCATGCTCGGCGGCTTCGCCACGCCCACCGAGGCGGGGGCGATAGGTGTGTTCGGGGCGCTGGTCGTCGGCGCCCTGCAGCGCTGCCTGAGCCCGCGGACGCTGTGGGATGCGCTGCTCGGCGCGGCGCAGGTGACCAGCATGATCGGTCTGATCATCGTCGGCGCGGTGTTCCTGTCGGTGGCGATGGGCTTTCTCTCGATCCCGCGCACCATCTCCGGGGCGATCAGCGATCTGGGGCTTTCGCCATTCATGCTGATCCTGCTGCTGCTGGTGTTCTACATCCTGCTCGGCACCGTGCTCGAGGGCATGTCGATCATCGTCATGACCCTGCCGATCACCCTGCCTTTGGTGATCCAGGCCGGATTCGACCCGATCTGGTTCGGGGTATTCCTGATCCTGGTGGTCGAGATGGCCCAGATCACTCCACCGGTGGGTTTCAACTTGTTCGTGATCAACGGCATCACCGGCTTGAGCATCGCCACCCTGGTGCGTGCGGTACTGCCGTTTTTCGTGATCATGGTGCTATTCACCTTAGGCCTTGCGCTGGTGCCGGAGATCGTCACGTGGCTGCCGAATCGGCTGGGTTGAAGGTGGCGGCGATCGACTACCGGCTGGTGCCGATCGGTGACAGCGGGGTGCTGGTCGACTGCGGCGAGCGCATCGAGTCCGAGGTCAACGCCTGGGTTCGCGCCGCCGCGCGGGCGATCGAGGCGGCGAAGCTGGCAGGCGTACTAGAGCTGGTGCCGACCTATCGGTCGCTGGCGGTGTTCTACGACAGCTGCGTGGTGCGCCAGGCTGAGCTGTTGGCGCGTTTGCCGCTCTTGCTCGATCGGATCTCCGTCGTGCCGGGTGCCGCCCGGCGTTGGCGGATCCCGGTCTGCTACGGCGGCGAATATGGCATCGATCTCGAGCCGCTGGCCGAGCGCCATGAGCTCTCTCCGGCGCAGCTGGTCGAGCGCCACGCAGCGAGGATCTACCGGATCTACATGATCGGCTTCATGCCCGGCTTCGCCTATCTCGGCGGGCTCGACCCGAGTCTGCATACGCCGCGGCGCGACTCGCCGCGATCGCTCACGCCGGCGGGGAGCATCAGCATCGGCGGCGCCCAGACCGCGGTCGCCTCGGTGGCGGCGCCCAGCGGCTGGCACCTGATCGGACGTACGCCGGTGCGTACCTTCGAGCCCGAGCGCGAGCGTCCGTTCCTGCTCGACGCCGGCGACGAGGTGCGCTTCGTGCCGATCGAGCATGCGCGTTTCGCGGCCTTCGAAGCCTGCGCCGAGGAGGACTGGCAATGGAGCGAGGCGATATGAGCGTCAACGGTCGCTGCCGGTTGAGAGTGCTTTCGCCCGGGCTGGCTGCGAGCCTCCAGGATACCGGCCGTCTCGGGCTGGGCGCGTTCGGCGTGCCGCCCTCGGGCCCGCTCGACGAACTGAGCTTCACCCTCGCCAACGCCCTGGTGGGTAACCCGATCGGCGCCACTGCGCTCGAGTTCAGCCTGGTCGGCCCACGCCTGCTGGTCGAGGGCGCGCCCTGCGTGATCGCGGTGTGTGGCGATGCGCGAGTCGAGATCAATGGCGAGGAGTCCGATGCCTACCGCAGCCACTGGCTCGAGCCGGGGGATCGATTGAGCCTGCCCCGGCTGCGCAGCGGTGCGCGCGGCTATCTGGCGATCGCCGGGGGCTTCACCGCCCGCAGCAGCCTCGGCAGCCGGGCGACCCTGCTGCGTGCTGGGCTGGGAGGACTGGATGGCCGTTGTCTCGCCGCCGGCGACCTGCTCAAGGCGCAGGAGACGGCGGCGCGTCATCGGATGCGTCGCTGCGACCGGCTGCTGCCCCAGCGCGACCGGCGGCCGATCCGGGTGGTGCCCGGGCCCCAGCATGACTATTTCGCCCCCGAGCAGCGTGAGCGGTGGCTTGCAAGCGAGTATCGAATCGGTGCCGCCTCGGATCGCATGGGCTATCGCCTGGAAGGACCGCCGATCCAATGCGTCGCGGGTCACAACATCGTCTCGGATGCGATCGCGACCGGCAGCATCCAGGTGCCGGGCAGCGGAGAGCCGATCATCGCGATGCATGATCGCCAGAGCACCGGCGGCTATCCGAAGATCGCCACCGTGATCCGCGCCGATCTGATCCGCTTAGGCCAGCTCGCCCCCGGGGACCGGCTCGGTTTCGAGGCGGTCTCGGTGGAGCAGGGGGAGGATATCTGGCGCGGGCGCTCGCGCGAGCTGGCGCGACTGCTCGAGAGACTGGCCTGAGGCGCGATGTGAGTACGCTCAGACCCCGCGAGCGCCTGCCGAGTGGATCAGGCTGATTGCAGGCGCTCGATCCGGCTGAGTGGGAGGATCTGGTGGCCGGCGGCTTCGAGCCGCTCGCGCAGGACGCTTGCCATCGGCACCGCCGAGGGACCATCGCCGTGGACGCAGATGCTGTCGATCGGGCAGGGCAGGCGACTGCCCTGGGCGGTGATGATCGCGCCTTCCTCGAGCATGGCGAGCATCCGCTCGGCGGCTTGGTGCGGATCCTCGATCATTGCGCCAGGCTGGCCGCGGGGCAGCAGCAGGCCGCGTTCATCGTAGCCGCGGTCGGCGAACACTTCGGCGGCGATCTTGAGTCCGCCACCGCGCGCTGCCCGTTCGATCGCGGTCAGCGGCGCGGTGAGCAGCATGAGCGTCGGGTCGACCTTGAGGATCGCCGCGACCACCGCCTCGGCCAGTTCGACATCGACGAAGGCCATGTTGCCGAGCGCGCCGTGGGTCTTGACGTGGGTCATGCGGTGGCCGGCGGCCTCGGCGATCGCTCGCATCGCACCGAGCTGGTAGATCACCATACGTTCGATCTCGGCACCGCTCTGGCCCTCGATCCGCCGCCGGCCAAAGCCCCAGAGGTCGAGAAAGCCCGGATGGGCACCGACATCCACACCCTGGGCGAGCGCTGCCCGTACGGTGCGATCCATCACCAGCGGGTCGCCGGCATGGAAGCCGCAAGCGACATTGGCTGAGCTCACAAGCGCCAGCATCGCCCGGTCGTCGCCCATCTTCCAGGCGCCGAAGCTTTCGCCCATGTCCGCATTGATGTCGATCTGCATGCCATTCTCCGGGGTTGTCGTTGTTCGTAGTCTTATGCGTGCGAAGAAGAAATCCGAAGCTCGGGAAAGCTTTGGTATACCATGGATATACCATCCGCTCCGGGCGCGCTCAAGGCGCAATGCACGGGTTTCTCGATCCGCCAGGGAGAGCATATGAAACAGATCGACCTCGCCGAGCTGAACCGTCAGGTACAGCCGAGGAGCTTGGCCGACGAGGCCTATTTCCAGCTGTTGAAGATGATCCAGTGCGGTGACTTGAGCGGCGGCACCCTGCTGCAGGAGCGTCCGCTGGCCGAGGCGCTGG is part of the Halotalea alkalilenta genome and encodes:
- a CDS encoding TRAP transporter large permease, which codes for MSAILLTLLGCILLLLSAGVWVGAGLAGVGVVLLEVFRPMMPVERLLSQTVWNTVTGPELVALPLFILMGEILFRTRLTKLLFDGLAPWVDRIPGRLLHTNILGCTLFAAISGSSAATTATVGRITSSELIARGYDARTAAGGLAGAGTLGFLIPPSTIMIIYGVLAQVSILKMFIAGIIPGLLLALCFMLYTGANAMIYPQRLPPREGPRPAFKDYVRALGQLAPVVLLIGFVVGSMLGGFATPTEAGAIGVFGALVVGALQRCLSPRTLWDALLGAAQVTSMIGLIIVGAVFLSVAMGFLSIPRTISGAISDLGLSPFMLILLLLVFYILLGTVLEGMSIIVMTLPITLPLVIQAGFDPIWFGVFLILVVEMAQITPPVGFNLFVINGITGLSIATLVRAVLPFFVIMVLFTLGLALVPEIVTWLPNRLG
- the pxpB gene encoding 5-oxoprolinase subunit PxpB; this translates as MAAESAGLKVAAIDYRLVPIGDSGVLVDCGERIESEVNAWVRAAARAIEAAKLAGVLELVPTYRSLAVFYDSCVVRQAELLARLPLLLDRISVVPGAARRWRIPVCYGGEYGIDLEPLAERHELSPAQLVERHAARIYRIYMIGFMPGFAYLGGLDPSLHTPRRDSPRSLTPAGSISIGGAQTAVASVAAPSGWHLIGRTPVRTFEPERERPFLLDAGDEVRFVPIEHARFAAFEACAEEDWQWSEAI
- a CDS encoding biotin-dependent carboxyltransferase family protein, with protein sequence MSVNGRCRLRVLSPGLAASLQDTGRLGLGAFGVPPSGPLDELSFTLANALVGNPIGATALEFSLVGPRLLVEGAPCVIAVCGDARVEINGEESDAYRSHWLEPGDRLSLPRLRSGARGYLAIAGGFTARSSLGSRATLLRAGLGGLDGRCLAAGDLLKAQETAARHRMRRCDRLLPQRDRRPIRVVPGPQHDYFAPEQRERWLASEYRIGAASDRMGYRLEGPPIQCVAGHNIVSDAIATGSIQVPGSGEPIIAMHDRQSTGGYPKIATVIRADLIRLGQLAPGDRLGFEAVSVEQGEDIWRGRSRELARLLERLA
- a CDS encoding LamB/YcsF family protein — protein: MQIDINADMGESFGAWKMGDDRAMLALVSSANVACGFHAGDPLVMDRTVRAALAQGVDVGAHPGFLDLWGFGRRRIEGQSGAEIERMVIYQLGAMRAIAEAAGHRMTHVKTHGALGNMAFVDVELAEAVVAAILKVDPTLMLLTAPLTAIERAARGGGLKIAAEVFADRGYDERGLLLPRGQPGAMIEDPHQAAERMLAMLEEGAIITAQGSRLPCPIDSICVHGDGPSAVPMASVLRERLEAAGHQILPLSRIERLQSA